In one Salvelinus sp. IW2-2015 linkage group LG26, ASM291031v2, whole genome shotgun sequence genomic region, the following are encoded:
- the LOC111952502 gene encoding E3 ubiquitin-protein ligase UHRF1, with the protein MWIQVRTMDGKETHRIDSLSKLTKVDELRLKILELFKVDPEKQRLFYRGKQMEDGHTIFDYNVGLNDIVQLLVRQAAPPAAVLKSKDKEAELSDSDSGCSSAQSESDKSSTHGEAEVQAAGTSTQTDFPDLVDPGFGCYKINEFVDARDLNMGAWFEAQIVNVTKTSGEEGSDTKPSEEEVIHYHVKYEDYPENGVVPLHSKDVRPRARTVYQWHQLEVGMVVMVNFNPDEPKERGYWYDAQIQRKRETRTLHEIYTKILLGDAGDSLNDCRIMFLTEIYKIEEPGALDGSGVGSDSPLKRSNGPECKHCKDDLKKNCRWCNCHMCGVKQDPDKQLLCDECDMAFHIYCLNPPLTSLPDDDDWYCPECRNDASEVVLAGEKLKDSKKKSKMASASSTSQRDWGKGMACVGRSKQCTIVPSNHYGPVPGVPVGSIWKFRVQVSESGCHRPHVAGIHGRSNDGSYSLVLAGGYEDDQDNGNEFTYTGSGGRDLSGNKRTAEQSCDQKLTNMNRALALNCNASVNEKDGAEAKDWKAGKPVRVVRSSKGRKHSKFSPEDGNRYDGIYKVVKYWPEKGKSGFLVWRYLLKRNDYEPAPWTRDGKERIKKLGLTMQYPEGYLEAQAAKEKEKENKEKENEVTETPTKGKRKRKSQCNAEEKLSPAKGTPKKMKVEAYKLTKEQKAWIKGDESNRKLWGEAMESLALGPKFLNKVEEVFSCICCQEVVFQPITTECQHNVCRECLQRSFKAEVYSCPACRHDLGKNNPMTVNNPLQAILNQFFPGYSSGR; encoded by the exons ATGTGGATTCAAGTGCGCACCATGGATGGCAAGGAGACCCACCGGATTGACTCCCTGTCCAAACTTACCAAGGTGGACGAGCTGCGCCTCAAGATCTTGGAACTTTTTAAGGTTGATCCAGAGAAGCAGAGGCTTTTTTACCGGGGAAAGCAG ATGGAGGACGGCCACACAATCTTTGATTACAACGTGGGTTTGAACGACATAGTGCAGCTGCTTGTTAGACAGGCCGCGCCCCCTGCTGCTGTCCTCAAAAGCAAGGACAAAGAGGCCGAGctgtctgactctgactctggctGTAGCTCGGCGCAGAGTGAGTCGGACAAGAGCTCCACCCACGGGGAGGCCGAGGTGCAGGCAGCTGGCACCTCCACCCAAACCGACTTTCCAGACCTGGTCGACCCCGGCTTTGGCTGTTACAAG ATTAACGAGTTTGTTGATGCCAGAGACTTGAACATGGGTGCCTGGTTTGAGGCCCAAATTGTGAACGTTACAAAGACATCTGGAGAGGAGGGCTCTGACACTAAACCCAGCGAAGAGGAAGTTATTCACTACCATGTCAAATATGAAGA CTACCCAGAGAATGGTGTGGTGCCGCTGCATTCCAAGGATGTGCGCCCGCGTGCCCGCACCGTCTACCAGTGGCACCAGCTAGAGGTGGGCATGGTGGTCATGGTCAACTTCAACCCCGACGAACCCAAGGAGCGCGGCTACTGGTACGATGCCCAGAtccagaggaagagggagacacGCACCCTGCATGAGATCTACACCAAAATACTGCTCGG GGATGCCGGTGACTCCCTGAACGACTGTAGGATCATGTTCTTGACTGAAATTTACAAAATCGAGGAGCCTGGAGCATTGGATGGATCTGGAGTGGGATCTGACAGTCCATTGAAAA GGTCAAACGGACCCGAGTGCAAACACTGCAAAGATGACCTCAAAAAGAACTGCCGCTGGTGCAACTGCCACATGTGCGGTGTGAAGCAGGACCCTGACAAGCAGCTGCTGTGTGACGAGTGTGACATGGCCTTCCACATCTACTGCCTTAACCCCCCGCTGACCAGCCTCCCCGACGATGACGACTG GTATTGTCCCGAGTGCCGCAACGATGCCAGTGAAGTGGTCTTAGCAGGAGAGAAACTCAAGGACAGCAAGaagaaatccaagatggcgtccGCTAGCTCAACCAgccagagagactggggaaag GGCATGGCTTGTGTCGGCCGCAGCAAGCAGTGCACTATCGTGCCCTCAAACCACTACGGCCCAGTACCTGGCGTCCCCGTTGGAAGTATTTGGAAGTTCAGGGTCCAG GTGAGTGAGTCTGGTTGTCACAGGCCACATGTAGCTGGGATCCACGGGAGGAGCAACGATGGATCTTACTCCCTAGTGCTGGCAGGGGGTTATGAAGACGACCAG GATAATGGCAACGAGTTCACCTACACCGGCTCAGGAGGACGAGACCTGTCTGGCAACAAGAGGACAGCTGAACAGTCGTGTGATCAGAAGCTCACCAATATGAACAG AGCTCTGGCTCTGAACTGCAACGCGTCGGTGAACGAGAAGGACGGGGCTGAGGCCAAAGACTGGAAGGCAGGCAAGCCGGTCAGGGTGGTGCGCAGCTCCAAGGGCCGCAAGCATAGCAAGTTCAGCCCCGAAGACGGCAACAGATACGACGGTATCTACAAG GTGGTGAAATACTGGCCAGAGAAGGGCAAGTCCGGCTTCCTGGTCTGGAGGTACCTGCTCAAACGAAACGACTACGAGCCAGCGCCATGGACCCGGGATGGCAAGGAACGCATCAAGAAACTGGGACTCACAATGCAG TATCCTGAGGGCTATCTGGAGGCCCAGGCTGCCAAGGAGAAGGAAAAGGAGAACAAGGAGAAGGAAAATGAGGTGACTGAAACACCCACCAAAGGGAAGCGGAAGAGAAAGTCTCAGTGTAATG CTGAAGAGAAGTTGTCACCAGCCAAGGGAACTCCCAAGAAGATGAAAGTTGAGGCTTATAAACTGACCAAAGAACAGAAGGCTTGGATCAAGGGTGACGAGTCCAACAGGAAGCTGTGGGGTGAAGCCATGGAGTCTCTGGCCCTTGGCCCG AAATTCCTGAACAAAGTTGAGGAAGTCTTCTCRTGTATATGCTGCCAGGAAGTGGTCTTTCAACCTATCACCACCGAGTGCCAACACAATGTCTGCAGG GAATGCCTTCAGCGGTCTTTCAAGGCAGAGGTGTACTCATGCCCGGCATGTAGGCACGATCTGGGGAAAAACAACCCAATGACTGTCAACAATCCCCTCCAAGCCATTCTCAACCAGTTCTTCCCAGGATACAGCAGTGGACGGTGA